A window of Exiguobacterium sp. FSL W8-0210 contains these coding sequences:
- a CDS encoding ring-cleaving dioxygenase yields the protein MELLGIHHVSILTGMAERNYQFYTQILGMRLIKKTVNQDDTTSYHLFYGDAEGNPGTDLTFFDIPHLGTGVPGASSISSTSLRVKTTAALHFWKQRFEVKGVDHDEIVERAGRQTLAFRDQEGTRLILVAEDGEAGVAGGVPWPQEEIPSEHAIVGLGAVTLTVNDPTLTIRVLTEVMGFRKVGFYPSLAGDFAPIEVYATGEGGIGAEVHIEARPDLDRERLGRGGVHHVAFRVPNSDEYEKWVERLNAYHLPNSGKVDRHYFQALYFREPNHILFELSTDTPGFATDESVETLGETLALPPFLEPKRAAIEARLRPLEI from the coding sequence ATGGAATTACTCGGAATTCATCATGTATCGATCTTAACAGGCATGGCAGAACGCAATTATCAATTCTACACACAAATACTTGGCATGCGTCTGATCAAAAAGACTGTCAATCAAGATGACACGACATCGTATCATTTGTTTTATGGAGATGCGGAAGGGAATCCAGGAACGGACTTGACGTTTTTTGATATTCCGCATCTTGGAACGGGCGTACCGGGAGCATCGAGTATCTCTTCGACATCGCTTCGTGTCAAAACAACGGCTGCACTTCATTTTTGGAAACAACGTTTTGAAGTGAAAGGTGTGGATCACGATGAAATTGTCGAGCGAGCAGGGCGCCAAACACTAGCCTTTCGTGATCAGGAAGGAACACGCTTGATTCTCGTCGCGGAAGATGGTGAGGCAGGTGTCGCAGGTGGTGTACCATGGCCGCAAGAAGAGATTCCATCGGAGCATGCCATCGTTGGACTGGGAGCTGTCACATTAACGGTCAACGATCCGACGTTGACGATTCGTGTTCTGACGGAAGTCATGGGATTCCGAAAAGTAGGTTTTTATCCATCTTTAGCAGGTGACTTTGCACCGATTGAAGTCTATGCAACGGGAGAAGGTGGAATCGGAGCAGAGGTTCATATTGAGGCACGTCCAGATCTCGACCGAGAACGTCTAGGTCGTGGTGGTGTGCATCACGTCGCGTTCCGAGTGCCGAACAGTGATGAATATGAAAAGTGGGTCGAACGCTTGAATGCCTATCACTTACCGAACTCCGGTAAAGTCGATCGTCACTATTTCCAAGCTCTTTACTTCCGGGAACCGAACCATATCTTGTTTGAGCTTTCAACAGACACACCAGGGTTCGCGACGGATGAGTCGGTTGAAACGTTAGGAGAGACGCTTGCGTTACCACCGTTTCTTGAACCAAAGCGAGCTGCCATCGAAGCACGGTTACGTCCACTCGAAATCTGA
- a CDS encoding cold-shock protein: MNTGKVKWFNAEKGFGFIEVEGGEDVFVHFSAITGEGFKTLDEGQEVEFEITEGARGAQAANVVKL, from the coding sequence ATGAACACAGGTAAAGTAAAATGGTTTAACGCAGAAAAAGGTTTCGGTTTCATCGAAGTTGAAGGCGGAGAAGACGTATTCGTACATTTCTCAGCAATCACTGGTGAAGGCTTCAAAACACTTGACGAAGGTCAAGAAGTTGAGTTCGAAATCACTGAAGGCGCACGTGGAGCACAAGCTGCTAACGTCGTAAAACTTTAA
- a CDS encoding immune inhibitor A domain-containing protein, whose amino-acid sequence MGKKKQLSLAVLSGITAAAFAVGPVLPGGQVKSVQAAEKAASGAPMDLNTVDQDRLVKVLEKRGVISKAASAATKQQAVQKYLDKKANGKPAADHDHDHHESSKEAAFDKKTKDFLSKQKDQLAKQLKKKHDNYKKGNPNGFVKVDKAKQAAYNGATRTDKVLVLLVEYSDFKHNNVVQEPGYMYSNDFNQKHYQDLMFGDKEFKLFNGEKVKTFKQYYEEQSGGSYSVDGKVSNWLTVPGTAKDYGSDDPKGGNDNLPGAKGPRGLVKDSLAAAVKAGINLADYDKFDQYDMDGDGNLNEPDGLVDHLMIIHAGTGQEAGGGKLGDDAIWSHRWTLGSVYPVADTTASVNYWGGKMAAYDYTVQPEDGAVGVFAHEFGHDLGLPDEYDTQYTGQGEPVASWSIMSGGSWNGKVAGTEPTSFSPQNKEFFQNVMGGNWANIQQIDFDSLTKAGTASYLDQSVTKSKNPGIIKVNLPKKPVKGIAPAFGQKYYYSTKGNDLKTSMTSPEFDLTNAKEAKFDFKTLYDVEYNYDFLTVTATAGGQSKIIDKIGDEDTDGDQRADSTKGAWVDKSYDLSEFAGKKVTLKFEYVGDAGLALDGFALDNAKLTVDGKVVFEDDAEGTPKFTLNGFIASNGFSYADNAYYLEWRNYAGSDKALEHARGVKYNTGLVVWYGDSSFDNNWVGVHPGEGFLGVVDSHPEAIVGTLNGKPVTTGSTRYQIADAAFSYDKAPAWLIDSPSRGTYDYKGLPGVTKFDDSKSYINQLIPDAGKLLPNNGLKIQVIGEAKDNSAGAVWIHR is encoded by the coding sequence GTGGGAAAAAAGAAACAGCTTAGCTTAGCCGTACTGTCTGGAATTACGGCAGCTGCTTTTGCTGTCGGTCCGGTCTTACCTGGTGGGCAGGTAAAATCCGTACAAGCAGCAGAAAAAGCAGCCTCTGGTGCACCAATGGACTTAAATACGGTCGATCAGGATCGTTTAGTCAAAGTGCTTGAAAAACGTGGGGTCATTTCAAAAGCAGCTTCAGCCGCGACGAAGCAACAAGCCGTTCAAAAGTATCTTGATAAAAAGGCGAATGGGAAACCGGCAGCCGATCATGATCATGATCATCATGAATCAAGTAAAGAAGCCGCATTCGATAAGAAAACAAAAGATTTCTTATCGAAACAGAAAGATCAATTGGCTAAACAATTAAAGAAAAAGCATGACAACTATAAAAAAGGCAATCCGAATGGCTTCGTCAAAGTTGATAAAGCGAAACAGGCTGCCTATAACGGAGCAACACGGACGGATAAAGTCCTCGTTCTTCTCGTCGAATATAGCGACTTCAAGCATAATAACGTCGTGCAGGAGCCTGGATATATGTATTCGAATGACTTCAACCAAAAACATTATCAAGACTTAATGTTTGGTGATAAGGAATTCAAACTCTTCAATGGAGAAAAAGTAAAGACATTCAAACAATATTACGAAGAGCAATCAGGTGGAAGTTATTCCGTTGACGGGAAGGTTTCGAACTGGCTAACGGTTCCAGGAACTGCTAAGGATTACGGTTCAGATGATCCAAAAGGCGGGAATGATAATCTACCGGGAGCAAAAGGACCACGTGGTCTCGTCAAAGATTCGTTAGCTGCAGCTGTTAAAGCTGGCATCAACTTAGCAGATTACGATAAGTTTGACCAGTACGATATGGATGGAGACGGCAACTTGAATGAGCCAGACGGTCTCGTCGATCACTTGATGATCATTCACGCGGGTACTGGACAAGAAGCGGGTGGCGGTAAGCTCGGTGACGACGCGATCTGGTCACACCGCTGGACACTTGGTAGCGTATATCCTGTAGCGGATACGACGGCAAGCGTCAATTACTGGGGCGGAAAAATGGCTGCATATGATTACACGGTTCAACCAGAAGATGGTGCAGTCGGCGTCTTCGCGCACGAATTTGGTCATGATCTTGGACTTCCTGATGAGTACGATACACAGTACACAGGTCAAGGTGAACCGGTCGCTTCATGGTCGATCATGAGTGGTGGTAGCTGGAATGGTAAAGTTGCTGGAACAGAACCAACAAGTTTCTCGCCACAAAACAAAGAGTTCTTCCAAAACGTGATGGGTGGAAACTGGGCGAACATCCAACAGATTGATTTTGATTCGCTCACTAAGGCAGGGACGGCATCGTACCTCGACCAAAGCGTAACGAAATCAAAAAATCCAGGAATCATCAAGGTTAACCTACCGAAAAAACCGGTAAAAGGTATCGCGCCGGCGTTCGGTCAAAAATATTACTACAGTACAAAAGGAAATGATTTGAAAACGTCGATGACATCACCAGAATTCGATTTGACGAATGCAAAAGAAGCGAAATTCGACTTCAAGACACTGTATGACGTTGAATACAACTATGACTTCTTGACTGTCACGGCAACTGCCGGTGGTCAATCAAAAATCATCGACAAAATCGGTGATGAAGATACAGATGGCGATCAGCGCGCTGATTCAACAAAAGGTGCATGGGTTGATAAATCGTATGATCTGAGCGAATTTGCTGGTAAAAAAGTCACGTTGAAGTTCGAATATGTCGGTGATGCGGGTCTCGCACTCGACGGATTCGCACTTGATAACGCGAAGTTGACAGTCGACGGAAAAGTCGTCTTCGAAGATGATGCAGAAGGCACTCCGAAATTCACATTGAATGGTTTCATCGCTTCAAATGGTTTCTCTTATGCTGATAACGCATACTACCTCGAATGGCGTAACTATGCAGGCTCGGATAAAGCACTCGAGCATGCACGTGGCGTCAAGTACAACACAGGTCTTGTCGTCTGGTACGGTGACTCGAGCTTTGACAATAACTGGGTTGGCGTACACCCAGGTGAAGGATTCCTCGGAGTCGTTGACTCGCACCCTGAAGCAATCGTTGGAACACTTAACGGTAAGCCGGTCACGACAGGAAGCACACGTTACCAGATCGCAGATGCTGCGTTCAGCTACGATAAAGCACCTGCATGGCTCATCGATTCGCCATCACGTGGAACATACGACTACAAAGGTCTCCCAGGTGTGACGAAGTTTGATGATTCAAAATCGTACATCAACCAGTTGATTCCGGACGCAGGAAAATTGCTTCCGAACAACGGGCTGAAGATTCAAGTCATCGGTGAAGCAAAAGATAACTCTGCTGGAGCAGTCTGGATCCACCGTTAA
- a CDS encoding HD domain-containing phosphohydrolase, with the protein MSALQRFERHLLRNYLLGSFIAVFGVGCLFIFETLTFTRNEQLILMGIMGLSVSLMVLLEYMLYSRHIGALRRFFQNEIPSLASFQEAYQTTHHFPVLTVQRIMGPHFLGLSVPASLLTALAISQEWLKMPYYLIGLACFGAVLVAILHGLIEFFLTYRVTEHMLLTLEKYAFEHGFDVPRKTTVVTLKQKMLISTLIIGVFPIMLFVLASAVQLTENESLRSYWSWSTLILIVILSVATFCSLLLYENIRKPIAILQQGIQDVENNRLVSLPNPYSDEFSHLVSGFNLMMEGIKKRDEQNEQLLDSLFTLFAATLDARDPYTAGHSLRVAAYSVEIATAANLPYEQIELLRKSALLHDIGKIGIRDDVLLKEGRLTDEEFQIIQQHPVIGVHILSQVQLPKTLQPILPGVKYHHERYDGKGYPEGLAGEDIPLFGRIMAIADAYAAMTSDRPYRKGMPVEKALSILEEGMGTQWDATFTRLFLDLKRSPIEDVS; encoded by the coding sequence ATGAGCGCTTTACAACGTTTTGAACGCCACTTACTAAGAAACTATCTGCTCGGTTCATTCATCGCGGTGTTCGGCGTCGGGTGTCTGTTTATTTTTGAGACCCTTACTTTCACGAGGAATGAACAGTTGATTTTAATGGGTATCATGGGTTTATCTGTCAGTCTGATGGTTTTACTCGAATATATGCTTTATTCTCGGCACATCGGTGCCTTACGACGCTTCTTCCAAAACGAGATTCCTTCACTCGCCTCTTTCCAAGAGGCTTATCAAACGACCCATCACTTTCCGGTTCTGACTGTTCAACGCATCATGGGACCACACTTCTTAGGTCTCTCAGTTCCCGCATCACTCCTGACAGCACTCGCAATCTCTCAAGAGTGGTTAAAGATGCCGTACTACTTGATTGGTCTCGCCTGTTTTGGTGCTGTCCTCGTCGCGATTTTACACGGTCTGATTGAATTTTTTCTAACCTACCGCGTTACGGAGCATATGCTCCTCACGTTAGAGAAGTATGCCTTCGAACATGGCTTTGATGTTCCAAGAAAAACGACGGTCGTCACGTTAAAGCAAAAAATGCTGATCAGCACATTGATTATCGGTGTTTTTCCGATCATGTTGTTCGTGCTCGCCTCAGCCGTTCAGTTAACGGAAAATGAAAGCCTCCGCTCTTATTGGAGCTGGTCGACGCTTATTTTAATCGTCATCTTGTCCGTCGCGACGTTTTGTAGTCTTCTTCTTTATGAGAACATTCGAAAACCGATTGCGATTCTTCAACAAGGTATTCAAGATGTCGAAAACAATCGTCTCGTCTCGTTACCAAATCCGTATTCAGATGAATTCTCGCACCTCGTCTCTGGTTTTAATCTGATGATGGAAGGAATCAAAAAACGCGATGAACAGAATGAGCAATTGCTGGACAGTCTGTTTACGTTATTTGCCGCAACACTTGATGCCCGGGATCCTTATACGGCAGGACACTCGCTTCGTGTCGCTGCTTATTCAGTGGAAATCGCTACGGCTGCCAACCTGCCGTATGAACAAATCGAGCTGTTACGCAAATCAGCTTTGTTGCACGATATCGGAAAAATCGGCATTCGTGACGATGTGTTATTAAAAGAAGGTCGCCTGACTGACGAAGAGTTCCAGATCATTCAGCAACACCCTGTCATCGGTGTGCATATTCTATCCCAAGTTCAGCTGCCAAAGACGTTACAACCAATTCTTCCTGGGGTAAAGTACCATCACGAACGCTATGACGGAAAGGGGTATCCGGAAGGACTCGCAGGAGAGGACATCCCACTCTTCGGTCGGATCATGGCGATTGCTGATGCCTACGCTGCGATGACATCTGACCGTCCTTATCGTAAGGGAATGCCAGTGGAAAAAGCTTTATCCATCTTAGAAGAGGGCATGGGTACACAATGGGACGCCACCTTTACGCGTCTTTTTCTAGACTTGAAACGTTCGCCGATTGAAGACGTGTCGTAA
- a CDS encoding GyrI-like domain-containing protein, with product MHPKIVERHEFYFVGLGLTCEENELHTLMPELWREFSRRSHEIPAKPDSYPLDISLERNGTKYSQCVGYPVSSLDDIPKGMKGHRIPAARYIFWKHEGPDIEIWKSFEKIQRFASKQGIELDPHDFKIDETRDDVHHLYQRIR from the coding sequence ATGCATCCTAAAATCGTGGAACGTCATGAATTTTATTTTGTTGGTCTTGGACTAACATGTGAAGAAAACGAATTGCATACGTTAATGCCGGAACTCTGGCGTGAATTTTCAAGACGCTCACATGAGATTCCTGCAAAACCAGATAGCTATCCGCTCGATATCTCACTCGAACGAAACGGAACCAAATACTCGCAATGTGTCGGGTATCCGGTCTCGTCACTCGACGATATTCCAAAAGGAATGAAAGGTCACCGTATTCCTGCTGCACGTTATATTTTTTGGAAACATGAAGGACCTGATATCGAAATTTGGAAGTCCTTCGAAAAAATTCAACGTTTTGCCTCGAAACAAGGGATTGAACTTGATCCTCATGACTTTAAGATTGATGAGACACGAGATGATGTCCACCATCTCTACCAACGGATTCGTTGA
- a CDS encoding M4 family metallopeptidase has product MKKFLATSLVASVLVVPTVVGAEGLQAGKLTKASSEPAATIVKDFVNKKGDFAVQNVEKDGSSQIVRLQQEVDGVPVFGSVVVGNVAKDGTLKAIVNDAINVKGKPGLAKKATLSEKKAIKLYQKAIKASEFEVAPKAELVIYPVKNDAVYAYKVTSTVLAGKEPSRWTYFIDANSGKVLNKFDQLAHATGTDVLGRSVTFNTTLSAGKYYLQDTTRGKGIYTYDAKNRTSLPGTLWADADNVFNATYDRAAVSAHVNAAKTYDFYKNTYGRNSYDNAGARLNSTVHYSTSYNNAFWDGTKMVYGDGDGSTFTYLSGALDVVAHELTHAVTEYSAGLVYQNESGAINEAVSDIMGTVAEYSVGSNFDWLVGEDIYTPGVSGDALRSMSNPAAYGDPDHYSKRYTGTQDNGGVHTNSGIVNKAAYLLGNGGTHTGVTVTGVGVPKLGAIYYRALTVYLTPNSNFSSLRAAVVQSAKDLYGSTSAEATAAAKSFDAVGVY; this is encoded by the coding sequence TTGAAAAAGTTTCTCGCTACATCGCTTGTCGCAAGTGTACTTGTCGTTCCTACGGTCGTAGGTGCAGAAGGTCTTCAAGCTGGTAAACTCACGAAAGCTTCGTCAGAACCAGCTGCAACAATCGTTAAAGATTTCGTGAACAAAAAAGGTGACTTTGCTGTTCAGAATGTCGAAAAAGACGGATCTTCACAAATCGTACGTCTCCAACAAGAAGTGGATGGCGTCCCTGTCTTTGGTAGTGTCGTCGTCGGGAACGTCGCGAAAGACGGTACTTTGAAAGCAATCGTAAACGATGCGATCAACGTCAAAGGAAAACCAGGTCTCGCGAAAAAAGCAACTCTTTCTGAAAAGAAAGCAATCAAGTTATACCAAAAAGCAATCAAGGCTTCTGAATTCGAAGTCGCTCCAAAAGCAGAACTCGTCATCTATCCTGTTAAAAATGATGCAGTCTATGCGTATAAAGTGACATCGACGGTCCTCGCTGGTAAAGAACCATCACGCTGGACATATTTCATTGATGCAAACTCAGGTAAAGTACTTAACAAGTTCGACCAACTCGCTCACGCAACAGGCACGGACGTTCTCGGACGTAGTGTCACATTCAACACGACGTTGAGTGCTGGGAAATACTATCTGCAAGATACGACACGCGGTAAAGGGATCTACACATACGATGCGAAAAACCGGACCTCACTTCCGGGAACACTCTGGGCTGATGCAGATAACGTCTTCAACGCGACATATGACCGCGCTGCGGTCAGTGCACACGTCAATGCTGCCAAAACATATGACTTCTATAAGAACACATATGGTCGCAACAGTTATGACAATGCCGGTGCACGCTTGAACTCAACTGTTCACTATTCGACGAGCTACAACAACGCATTCTGGGATGGAACGAAAATGGTCTACGGTGACGGAGACGGTTCAACATTCACGTACCTCTCAGGCGCACTTGACGTCGTTGCGCACGAATTGACACACGCTGTCACAGAATATTCAGCTGGTCTCGTTTACCAAAACGAGTCAGGCGCGATCAACGAAGCCGTTTCTGATATCATGGGTACAGTAGCTGAGTACTCTGTTGGATCGAACTTCGACTGGCTCGTAGGAGAAGACATCTACACGCCTGGTGTCAGCGGTGATGCACTCCGTTCGATGTCGAACCCAGCTGCTTACGGTGATCCAGATCACTACTCTAAACGTTACACAGGTACACAAGATAACGGTGGTGTCCACACGAACTCTGGTATCGTCAACAAAGCCGCTTACCTCCTCGGTAACGGTGGAACACACACAGGCGTAACTGTCACAGGTGTCGGTGTACCGAAACTCGGTGCGATCTACTACCGTGCTCTCACTGTTTACTTGACTCCGAACTCGAACTTCAGCTCACTCCGTGCAGCAGTCGTTCAATCGGCAAAAGACCTTTATGGTTCAACAAGTGCAGAAGCAACAGCTGCAGCGAAATCATTTGATGCAGTAGGCGTCTACTAA
- a CDS encoding YhdH/YhfP family quinone oxidoreductase yields MKHTFSAFVVREVDGNYEGKVEAKQVDDLPEGDVLIRVTHSCVNYKDALSMSGNRGVTKSYPHTPGVDAAGYIEQTTDERFQSGQAVVVNGFDFGMNTSGGFQEYIRVPADWVTQLPESIRPLEAMRHGTAGLTAAQSVDELSRIVSKETGPILVTGATGGVGTIAIALLIRLGYTVHAVTGKRVEQERLLKKGVAEVLDRTTFLEETDRPLKKGTYAGVIDTVGGPLLASVIRFVQYGGVVTTCGNVGGAEMTLTVYPFILRGVRLIGIDAVQTPIAYREILWQRLADEWRVDLEPEVDVKTLNDLPKIAEALLTSRHRGRTVIEI; encoded by the coding sequence ATGAAACACACTTTTTCAGCATTCGTCGTACGAGAGGTGGATGGGAACTATGAAGGGAAGGTTGAGGCGAAACAAGTCGATGATTTACCGGAAGGAGACGTCTTAATTCGTGTCACGCATTCCTGTGTCAATTATAAGGATGCCTTATCGATGTCGGGTAATCGAGGGGTGACGAAATCCTATCCGCACACACCAGGCGTTGACGCAGCAGGATATATCGAACAAACGACAGATGAACGGTTTCAAAGCGGTCAAGCGGTCGTCGTCAATGGCTTTGATTTTGGAATGAATACCTCTGGCGGATTTCAAGAATACATACGCGTACCAGCCGATTGGGTGACGCAACTTCCAGAATCCATTCGCCCATTAGAAGCGATGCGACATGGAACGGCAGGATTGACAGCAGCGCAATCAGTCGATGAACTATCACGAATTGTCTCAAAGGAGACAGGACCCATCCTTGTGACTGGAGCGACAGGAGGTGTCGGTACGATTGCGATCGCCTTACTGATTCGATTAGGCTATACAGTACACGCCGTAACCGGGAAACGAGTAGAACAAGAACGATTACTTAAAAAAGGTGTGGCAGAGGTATTAGACCGCACTACGTTCTTAGAAGAAACAGACCGTCCATTAAAAAAAGGAACGTATGCAGGTGTCATTGATACGGTAGGGGGTCCATTGCTCGCATCCGTCATTCGCTTCGTACAGTATGGTGGTGTCGTGACGACGTGTGGTAACGTCGGTGGGGCAGAGATGACACTGACAGTCTATCCCTTCATCCTGCGTGGCGTTCGCTTGATCGGAATCGATGCGGTACAAACACCGATTGCATATCGAGAGATCTTATGGCAACGGCTGGCGGATGAGTGGCGCGTCGATCTTGAACCAGAAGTCGACGTCAAAACACTGAACGACTTACCTAAAATCGCAGAAGCTCTGCTGACTTCTCGTCACCGTGGTCGAACTGTCATCGAAATTTAA
- a CDS encoding glycosyl hydrolase family 28-related protein has product MLKLDHTHDPYQNAALIQEYVETSSNEQAVRQAERLLHDSTFIAPRRDPNLSRTLRSMISPLFLTNRDKHILPLTPAFVTPHDEIRPSWFGRLNHEFERLISEVEIVDITSYGAVGDGQTDDTQAFIEALGDGHRQVHVPAGTYIVRGIRLPSYTILTGAGKGKTIIKMHDDAPKGRRLVTNQNYLLGNHHLLVEKMTLDWNIKRIGDAKKSSTWGNHSSCLTYAHVTYGWVFDVEAVNPGLHCFDISTPYYNYNGDGARANLSSSFIWFDGLIGSGFGDDGITTHHSDHLFISNCFMHDPSGRAHAEGFSNSNGIEIDDGSRDVWLFNNATSRCFGGLEIKAHATSSAASTVKIVGHLSIDDHRAFNFRHIGHHQATDPTSQTAYNIIATRLIAQTPKYTELYANSKPRALVVSAYRNVVIHDFTVLGDPYYDYQEQPMIGIQYKARNVTLSQLKMSGFRQAKTDIQIFGGENGAEDVRLRDIRIEDSAKHGITIGPDITRVKLTNVALKGDGTVGLNAKSEPEMERFIATGFKVPIRTKSTQV; this is encoded by the coding sequence ATGTTGAAACTCGATCACACGCATGATCCGTATCAAAATGCGGCGCTGATTCAAGAATACGTTGAAACATCAAGCAACGAACAGGCTGTTCGACAAGCAGAACGACTACTACACGATAGTACATTTATTGCACCACGACGTGATCCTAACCTCAGTCGAACACTTCGTTCGATGATCTCACCGTTATTTTTGACAAACCGTGATAAACATATTTTACCGCTGACACCAGCTTTCGTAACGCCACACGATGAGATTCGACCGAGTTGGTTCGGGCGGCTCAATCATGAGTTCGAACGTTTGATCAGTGAAGTCGAAATCGTTGATATCACTTCCTATGGTGCGGTCGGTGATGGACAGACAGATGATACACAAGCGTTCATCGAAGCGCTCGGTGATGGACATCGACAAGTCCATGTTCCAGCCGGTACGTACATCGTTCGAGGAATTCGTTTACCTAGTTATACGATTTTAACGGGAGCTGGCAAAGGGAAAACGATTATAAAGATGCACGATGACGCACCTAAAGGACGACGTCTTGTGACGAACCAAAATTATCTCCTTGGCAATCATCACCTGCTTGTTGAGAAAATGACGCTTGATTGGAACATCAAACGAATCGGTGACGCAAAGAAAAGTAGCACATGGGGCAATCACTCCAGTTGTCTCACATACGCACATGTCACTTATGGTTGGGTCTTTGATGTCGAAGCTGTCAATCCAGGACTCCATTGTTTTGATATCTCGACACCGTATTACAATTACAACGGGGACGGTGCTCGAGCAAATTTAAGTAGTTCATTCATCTGGTTCGATGGATTGATCGGTTCTGGATTCGGCGATGACGGGATTACGACGCATCATAGTGATCATCTCTTCATCTCGAACTGTTTCATGCATGACCCAAGTGGACGTGCTCATGCAGAAGGTTTCTCGAATTCAAATGGTATTGAAATCGATGATGGATCACGCGACGTTTGGTTGTTCAACAACGCAACAAGTCGTTGTTTCGGTGGACTTGAGATTAAGGCACATGCAACCTCTTCTGCTGCCTCGACCGTCAAAATCGTCGGGCACCTATCGATTGATGATCATCGCGCCTTTAACTTCCGACACATCGGTCACCATCAAGCGACTGATCCGACGTCTCAGACGGCTTATAATATCATCGCAACGCGTTTGATTGCTCAGACTCCTAAATATACAGAACTCTATGCGAATTCAAAACCGCGTGCGCTCGTCGTTTCCGCTTATCGTAATGTCGTCATACATGATTTTACGGTGCTCGGTGATCCATATTATGACTATCAAGAACAACCGATGATCGGAATTCAATATAAGGCACGAAACGTCACGCTCAGTCAGTTGAAGATGAGCGGATTCCGTCAAGCGAAAACGGATATTCAAATCTTTGGTGGAGAAAACGGAGCTGAGGACGTACGCCTTCGTGATATCCGCATTGAGGATTCCGCCAAACACGGGATTACGATCGGTCCAGACATCACGCGTGTCAAGCTAACGAACGTGGCATTAAAAGGAGACGGAACAGTTGGCTTGAACGCTAAATCGGAACCGGAAATGGAACGGTTCATCGCGACCGGATTCAAAGTACCGATTCGCACCAAGTCGACACAAGTATGA
- a CDS encoding DUF1028 domain-containing protein — translation MTYSIVGYCEKEQAWGVAVQSKFLAVGSAVPFAKAGVGAVATQSFANTTYGPEGLRMIEQGASADEVLRRLTEADEGRADRQVGIIDANGKSATFTGEGCNDWAGGIAGKHFAAQGNILVDGNTVKEMARVFESTQGPLAERLLRALAAGQAAGGDSRGMQSAALLVVKEGGGYGGFNDRYIDLRVDDHPSPIEELERIYQLHTLYLQPSKPEEIKPIDDVLESELMDKLLALGYRGDFEDAFRTYLHTENFEMREQADRAIDTRVLAYIRSQ, via the coding sequence GTGACATATTCAATCGTTGGGTATTGTGAAAAAGAACAAGCGTGGGGTGTTGCCGTTCAGTCGAAGTTTTTAGCGGTAGGGAGTGCCGTACCATTTGCGAAGGCGGGAGTGGGTGCGGTAGCGACACAGTCGTTTGCAAACACGACGTATGGTCCTGAAGGATTGCGGATGATCGAACAAGGCGCTTCAGCGGACGAGGTGTTACGTCGATTGACGGAAGCAGATGAAGGACGAGCGGATCGCCAGGTCGGGATCATCGATGCGAATGGCAAGAGTGCGACATTCACGGGTGAGGGATGTAACGACTGGGCAGGTGGTATTGCCGGTAAACACTTTGCAGCACAAGGGAATATTCTTGTAGACGGCAATACGGTGAAAGAGATGGCACGCGTCTTTGAATCAACGCAAGGTCCGCTTGCAGAACGTTTGTTGCGTGCGTTAGCAGCAGGTCAAGCAGCAGGCGGGGATTCACGCGGAATGCAATCAGCGGCACTCCTCGTCGTCAAGGAGGGGGGCGGATACGGTGGATTCAACGACCGCTATATTGATTTACGCGTTGACGATCATCCGAGTCCGATTGAAGAGCTCGAACGGATCTATCAACTGCATACACTTTATTTGCAACCGAGTAAGCCAGAAGAAATCAAGCCAATCGATGATGTCTTAGAGTCAGAGTTGATGGATAAATTATTAGCGCTCGGCTACCGGGGTGATTTCGAAGACGCGTTCCGGACATATCTGCATACGGAAAACTTCGAGATGCGCGAACAAGCGGATCGTGCGATTGATACACGCGTTCTCGCGTATATTCGATCCCAATGA